The Deltaproteobacteria bacterium region TTAAGCATGACGTTAAAAAGGGAACCCCAGGGCTGAAACATGACACTTACCTTGTTGATGTTAACGGTCTTTTCCTGAGTATTGCCTTCGGCATCTTTAAGAATGACCGCATGTTCACCGAGAAGTATCTTTACCAGTTCCTTCTTGTGTCTTGAATAAAACCCTATGGGGAGGCCCGTGACGAGATTGATGGGGATATGGCTCTTAACCAGCTTTGCTGCGGCCGTAAGGGCAAGTACCTTTGTATAGTGGCTGACAAACTGTGACTGGTCGAGAGTAAAAAAGCGCTCGCTGCTTTGACGGACGGCCAGTTCTCCCAGGAAATAATCCTTTCCGTCAACGTCGGCATGAAGGTATTCCAGATCATCCATATCGGCAAAGACGGCATCGCTCGATTGTATCTTTATTGATTCACCGAGGACGGATTTAAAGATCATTGATTTATCGCCCGTTGTCGCTTTAGTAAAACCGAAACCGATATCTATGCCCAGTATTTCCATAGAAGCCTCCTCATAAAGGGGTTGCCCTTTACCTTCTGATGTGGAATCGTCATCGTCAGGCGCCGAACTGATTTCATCTGATGAGTCTCTTTTCTTCCTTTTTTTGAGTATGTCCTTAATTAAGGCGCTCATCTATTGATGATAACCTCCGATGAATTAATATGTTAAAAATCTTCTACCATACTGGCGAGGATATGTCAATTAAGCACTGAATGGCGAGGAAAAAAGGGCCTGCTCCCCTGTGAAGGGAATGGGCCCTTTTTTCAATATGAACTCTCCGTCAATTTGATGACAGGAGCAGCCTTGCCTTGTCTTTGAAAAGAATGGTTATTTTTTTAGGAAGAGCAGTCTGCACAACCCCTCTGCCGAACTTCTCATGAACAAGAATGTCACCAACGGCAAAGGACTTGCCGGGACTGTAAGGGATGTCGGGACCGGCGGCCTTCTCAATGGCGCTTTCCCACGTTCTTTCAGGGTTTTTTGACGGGCCTGTTTTTTTAGCCTTTGTCCTCGGTCCTGTCCTCTTTGCGGGGGGACTCTTTTTTGTTTTGTCCCTGTAAATATGCTCACTGCCGCAGGTCCTGCATTTGACTCTCAGCGCCTTGTCTCCCTTCATGACCATAATGGTATGTCCAAGGTCAAGACAGCACCTGGTACAATAAGCTGATATATATCCCCCTGTTGTTGGTTTCCTCGACATTTTCTTTCTTTGCTCCTTTCTGTCATTGATGTTTTAAGCCGGGTTAAATGTCTTTTACGCGCTGATTCTGTAAGAGGGTAAAAGAGAACAGGCCTCCCCTCTGATGAGAGGCAAAGCCGCAAATAATAACATAAATAAAGCATAAATAGAGAAAAATAAGAGGGGCTGGGATAAGGACTTAAGGTTTGTTATAGTTTTAGCAGAAACAACTATTTTTTTACTTCTTGTAAACAAAATGAAATATCTTGTCGTCTTTAACAACAAGGGAGAAAAAACGAATCAGGATGCGACTAATATGACAGATCATTATGACCGGCTCCCCTTTCTGGCCGAAGAGGCAAAAGGGGGGAGTGTTGAAGCGGCAAACCGTATTGTCTCTCTTTTGCATAAAGAGGTTTTTCGTATGATTTATTACCGCATCTTTTCCCGTGAAGATGCCGAAGATCTGACGCAAGAGGTATTTATTAAAATGTTTAAGGGGATGGGGAAACTGGACGACACGGACAAAATCAGGCCCTGGCTTTTCGCCATTGCACTTAACAGGGTGAGAGATTTTAAACGATGGAAATCGATAGAAAGGCTTTTTGGCAGGAGTTATGATGAACTTGATAAATTGTCCGTCGAAGACAGTGATCCCGGCGCTCATATGGAGAGGATGGAATTGATAAAAAATCTTCAACAATTTACTGATCGCCTTCCCGGGAGTGAAGGTGAGGTCTTTATGCTTCGTTTTGTCGACCAATTGGGGATTGCCGAAATTTCTTCAACGCTTAATAAAAATGAAAGTACCGTAAAAACCCATCTTTACAGGGCCATAAAGAAATTCAGGGACGATCCGTTTATTCAGGAAATGATGAAAGGAGGAAAGGTATGAGCGGCAAGGATCCACATCTTAGTGATGAGATAATTATAAAAGCCATCGTTGATGAATCTGACCTTTCGAAGGAAGCCCGGGGCCACTTTTCAACTTGTCATCGTTGCAGGGACAGGAAGGAAATAATGGAGCGTAATTTATCGCGCCTTACTTCAGCGGCTGATGAATTAATGCCCCAACCGAAAAGAATGGTTATCCTTGAAGAAAGAGATAAAGGCCGCATAGGTTGGTTTTCTGCCCCTTTAGCCGGGGCCATTATTGTGATAATTGCCCTGGCGGGGCTTTCCTTTTTTATGCCGGGAAGCAAATCCCGCCTTAAAGGAAAGGTATTTACTGTAGCCGAGTTGACTGTAGAAATGGAGAAACACAGCCTGCTTGTTGCCGAGGTAATCGAGCTGGAGGAAAATATTATGCCTGAAATTTATTCAGCATTGACCGGTAATGCTGATTCGAATCAATATGATGAATTTATCGATTTTGTTTTTCCCATGGGAGAAGAAATAAATGGCGCTTAATAAAAAAACAGGAGGATTATTATGAAAAAGAGAATGAAAAGTATGGCAATTGCCCTGGTATTCGGTATGCTGGCAAGCTTATCATTGCCGGGGAACGCTGTGGCAGAAGAAGATTATAGAATGGAGCGGCCCCAAATGTCTGGTCAGCGCGGCGGCGATAACATGAAAGGGCCGGGGCGAGGGGGTTCTCAGGGGGGAATGAAGGGGAACATGCCGCCGGGACAGTGGTGGCGCATGCCCGGCGCGGCGGAAAAACTGGGCCTTGGCCGGGAAGAGCAGAAGCGGCTTGATGAACTCTACATGACCCATCGCAGAGAGATGATTACACTGAAAGGTGATGTGGAGAAGGAAAAACTGGAATTCGAATATCTCATTGATAAGGAAACTATTGATGAACAGGCAGTGAAGGGACAATTTGAAAAACTGCATAATGCCAGGGGAAAGATGTCTATGGCACGTTTTAGCTTTCTCCTGGAGGTGAGAAAAATCCTGGGTTATGAAAGGTACCAGAAACTTAAGTCAGAGTTCCAGCAGCGAAGAATGATGAGGGGAGACCGGGGAGGAAGAAGGCCCATGGGGGATGAAAGAGGGGAACCGCGTCGATAAATATTGTGTTGGTAAAATAGAAGAGGGGCCTTTGGGGCCCCTTTTTTTTAATCCCTCCCTTTATTAAAGGGAGGGATTAAAATCTCCCCCTTTGCAAAGGGGGATTAATGGGGATTTCATAACAAGGATAAAAAGGTATCTCTATAGGATTTGCTTCTCGTTACAGCTTATGGCACTGCACGCAGTAAAAGGTTTCCGGTATAAGCAGCAGCTTTTGCACTTCAATCGGTTTGTCACATTCGATACAGATACCGTAATCATCGCTGTCCACTCTTTTTTGCGCGACATCAAGTTCCTTTTTCTTTTTTATGGCAGCTCTTATCTGGGCTTCACAATTTCTCTTATAATTCATCATGTCTATACGGGCATGACGTTCCAGGTCGTCAGGATTGGGGAGTTGCCCGATGGAAAATTCGAGGGATGAAATGTTTTCCTCTACCGCTTCAATACTTGCCTTGATTTTAAGCTTGATGCTTGCTCTTTCTTCTGCAGTCACTGGTTGCCCTTTCTTTAATTCTTCCTTAAGTGTTCCCCTTTACCCTCTCTTTTTATACCATATCCCGTCTTTTATTAGAAAAAGAAAATTATCTTGCTCCCCGTCTCTTAAAAAGGTATCCTTTGCCACTTTAAAAAATCATTATTAAAAGGAGAACAGCGATGGGTATTCTTGCAAACAAGGTGAGCCTCTGTCAATTTCAGGTAATGGGAGACATACCTGAGGGAGACCTTTTTGAGTGGTCTTCGGAATCGCTTGCGAAAAATGGGTTTACACCTATAGATAACCGGGCTGAAGAATCATCCGTCGGCTGGGTTCATTTGGACGATATGGACCGGAGCAGCTTCGACACGCCCCGTGTCTTCTGGCGTGACAAGTGCACCGTTTTTTCACTTCGCAGAGACGTGAGGAAGATTCCTTCCGTCCTTTTTAAATCCGAACTGGAACGGGCAAGCCGGGAGTTTCTTGCAGCCAACCCGACCCTCCGGCGGGTGCCGAAGGGCGAAAAAGAGAGCTTGCGTGAGGCGGTGCGCTCTTCCCTTTATTCAAAGACCCTTCCCTCGCCGGCCACCTATGATGTTGTCTGGGACAGGAACAGAGGAATTGTCACATTCTCAAGTTTAAGCCCCAGGGCGATAGATACGTTGGAGGCGCTTTTTAAAGAGACTTTTGAGGGCTTAAGGCTGGTGATGATTCATCCTTTTAAAAGGGCGGAAGGCGTCATAGATGAAGCCTCCCTGCCTCTATTGGCAAAGGCCAATGGTTCTTCCGCTGATGACGTAATCTCTCTCATTAAAGGAAACCTTTGGCTCGGCAGGGATTTTCTCCTATGGCTCAT contains the following coding sequences:
- a CDS encoding periplasmic heavy metal sensor, whose translation is MKKRMKSMAIALVFGMLASLSLPGNAVAEEDYRMERPQMSGQRGGDNMKGPGRGGSQGGMKGNMPPGQWWRMPGAAEKLGLGREEQKRLDELYMTHRREMITLKGDVEKEKLEFEYLIDKETIDEQAVKGQFEKLHNARGKMSMARFSFLLEVRKILGYERYQKLKSEFQQRRMMRGDRGGRRPMGDERGEPRR
- a CDS encoding RNA polymerase sigma factor, whose translation is MKYLVVFNNKGEKTNQDATNMTDHYDRLPFLAEEAKGGSVEAANRIVSLLHKEVFRMIYYRIFSREDAEDLTQEVFIKMFKGMGKLDDTDKIRPWLFAIALNRVRDFKRWKSIERLFGRSYDELDKLSVEDSDPGAHMERMELIKNLQQFTDRLPGSEGEVFMLRFVDQLGIAEISSTLNKNESTVKTHLYRAIKKFRDDPFIQEMMKGGKV
- a CDS encoding recombination-associated protein RdgC produces the protein MGILANKVSLCQFQVMGDIPEGDLFEWSSESLAKNGFTPIDNRAEESSVGWVHLDDMDRSSFDTPRVFWRDKCTVFSLRRDVRKIPSVLFKSELERASREFLAANPTLRRVPKGEKESLREAVRSSLYSKTLPSPATYDVVWDRNRGIVTFSSLSPRAIDTLEALFKETFEGLRLVMIHPFKRAEGVIDEASLPLLAKANGSSADDVISLIKGNLWLGRDFLLWLMYKTMTDSSFYKVNQPGHFMEGEEYVAYLNDRLILKGESEIGVQKITVAGPQDNFEEVRTAVKNGKAISEAAIIFEKEEDQWSLTLKGDLFHFASFKSPAVRIEKDELTDAESEKEAVFYERIYLVEKGLQLFNSLYSVFLRLRLSSQWADELKAINEWTAGGEVNPS
- a CDS encoding ParM/StbA family protein; translation: MSALIKDILKKRKKRDSSDEISSAPDDDDSTSEGKGQPLYEEASMEILGIDIGFGFTKATTGDKSMIFKSVLGESIKIQSSDAVFADMDDLEYLHADVDGKDYFLGELAVRQSSERFFTLDQSQFVSHYTKVLALTAAAKLVKSHIPINLVTGLPIGFYSRHKKELVKILLGEHAVILKDAEGNTQEKTVNINKVSVMFQPWGSLFNVMLNERGELKDKRPVSEKYGIIDVGFRTSDYSVSDKMHYSERGSRTTDSGIARAFNLLATGLREQSGVNVELYRLYDAVDKGRIKIRGEEYNIEEQTREIFSQLATKVANEADRLWVDDWDIDNMIVTGGGGRVLSKYLEPLIKGHVTPMDTDIDARFNNVHGYWKFGRNMWAKGS
- a CDS encoding TraR/DksA C4-type zinc finger protein, producing the protein MTAEERASIKLKIKASIEAVEENISSLEFSIGQLPNPDDLERHARIDMMNYKRNCEAQIRAAIKKKKELDVAQKRVDSDDYGICIECDKPIEVQKLLLIPETFYCVQCHKL